AATATTTAATTTGGTGTTGCCAGTGGTTGATGAGGCAACCGATCCCGTAGGCAAGAATCAAAGGTTTGCCGCTGCCGCGAACCTCAAAATAGATTCGAGTTCCGTCAAAGCTTTTGAAATATCCTGTGCTCTTACTGAATTTTTTCATCGAAACCCATCTTAATCTGACAGTCGAATATAGAGATCATATCTCCTGATTTCAAGTGTGCATTGGCAATGGGTTTGTTATTTAGCAAAACGATATTGGGGTGATGGGTTTTAAATGTAGGACCTTGAGGCGTGGGCCATATTTCAAAGCAAAGACCTGGAGCGCCTGTTTCGAGAATAGGCATATCAAAGGACTCAGCTCCAGCAGTTCGAGGTCCGTATCCGAGGTACCAGGTTGTATCGAATTGGAGTCCCCGCACAAAAGTCAGTATGAGGGGTGGACTAAACGGGACGAGAAGTTTTGGGCGGTTTTTGATCTTATTCTTCTTAGATTTAAGAAATTCAGCTGCGATTTCATTCCACTTTAGCTGCTTTTTCTCTTCTGAAGCCTGGGGCTGAGCTTTGACTTTTGAGATAACCTCAATTTCTCCTTCCGCTCTTTCGCTGCCAGACTTCTCATTTTGGCTGGAGAGAGGTTCTTGAGAGTTCTTTGGAAGGGCACCAGGCGTGTAGATTTGCACCTCAATCAGGGAACTTCCGAGCTGGATGCGCAAACCTGGATTGAGCTTGATAGACCCGACCTTTTGCCCATCTATCTTGATGCCGTTCGTGGACCCAAGGTCAATGAGAGTCAAAGCTCCTTGATTGTCCTTCTCTACCCGAGCGTGCTTACTTGAGACCTTTTGATCGGAAAGGGCGACGTCTCCCTCCAAACGGCCAACAGTGGCTCCTGGATGGATGTGGAAAAGCCGCCCCTTGGCGGGACCCTTTAAAACAAAAAAAGCGAGTTCCATGACCCAATATAATCCAAGTAATTAGAAATATTAATAAATTTCGATAATTTCAGGCCCGAAGTTGAGGTGAGGGAGCTCTTGTCGTTGGGCATCAAGCATGTTAGAGATGGTCACCGTAGTTTTTACTTATCATCCTTGCTCTCGTAATTAGACGAGGGCCATTAACCGAAAGGATATCTTACGTGACGGTAGCTCAGGAAAATATTTTGAAGAAGTATGAAGGTGTCGTGATTCTTCACCCGGATTGCACTGAATTGGAACAAAAAGCCATTTTGAAGAAGAATGCGGGAACAATCGCGAGTTTTCGGGGAAAAATTAATCACCTCGATACTTGGGGAAAGCGTCGTTTGGCCAATCAAATAAAGAAAAATACAATGGGCATCTATTTTCATACGACATTTGAGGCGGATGGAGATGTTATTGCCGAACTTGAGCGAACGATGAAAATCAATGAAAGAGTGTTGCGATTTATGCATCTGCGATTGGATGATCGCGAGAATCTAACAAAATATTTAGAGCGTTACAGGGATGCCTTACAAGAGACGGCCAATCGCGAAAAAGAGCGAGAGGTAAAAATTCAGCAGCGTAAGGCCGCTGGGACTCAACGGAGAGAGCGTTTTTAAGTAAACGAGCAGAGAATTCACCTAATCTATTTTATGAGGAGACAATGTGGCTCTATTTAGGAGGATGATCTTTAGGTCCTCTTTTTTGGCTTTGTGGGCGGTAGTCATGACGACTGTGACGGTTGTTTTGGGAGCGCCTCCGCTCAGGGTGTTGCGCTTAGTGATGGGCCGTTTTCTGTTTTGGATTTTAACCGTTGGCCTGAGTCTCGTTATGTTTGGGTTGGGTTGGAAGCCAATTGCCATCGTTTTTCTCCTTTTAACACTTCTGGTGGGTTTTTATAGCGAGTTGCTAGAGAGCAGGTGGAGTCCGCTCTCAAGTGCGGCTGTGGCCGTTTCGCTCACAAGTATTATTGGGAGTTTGTGTTTTGTTTTTTGGACATTGAGGATGGGAAAGGGCTGGTATCTTTTATTGCTTGGATCCGTTAAATCAAAATTTGAGGGAGTCGCTCTCTTTAGGGGGGATTTCAATTTAGGAGTTGAGGACGTCCTGTTGCAGGCCCCCTCGGGGGTTGTCGTTCTTTTGTTGCTTGCTTCCGCTCTGCTTTTGGTGACTGAACCACGCATCAGGGAATGGGCTGGAAAAGCGGAAGAATCGGGACTTACATATCTAAAGCATTTTCGTCTTCCAGATGCCTTTGTTTGGATTACTATTGTTTCCCTTCTAGGGAGTTTTTTGAAATCCGACTTCAAATGGACTCAGGTTCTTGCTATCAACTTCTTAAATGTTTGCGTCCTTCTCTATTTTTTTCAGGGACTGGCTGTGTTTACGTCGCTCTTCGATAAAATGAAGTTGTCGGCATTTTGGAGAGTGGTATGGACAATTCTGTTGATTTTGCAACTCTTCATTATAGTTAGTGTGGTGGGATTAATTGATTATTGGATGGATTTTCGTAATAGATTTGAAAGGCGAACAAAGCAAATTAATAAGACTCTTTGAGAGATGGAGATTAGTATGAAAGTCATCTTACAAAAAGATGTGAAGGATTTAGGGAAAATAGGCGATCTGGTTTCTGTAAAAAATGGTTTCGCGAGGAACTTTCTTTTTCCTCGTAGACTTGCCATAGAAGCCACAGAGAAGCGCGAGAAGGAATGGGCCCATCTCAGCAAGATTGCGGAAATTAAGAAGAAAAAGGCAAAAACTGAGAGACAAGAAATAGTTAATAAACTTCAGGGGATAACTGTCACTTTTAAGCGCGCGGCAGGAGAAACGGAAAAGCTATTTGGAAGTGTCACGACTTTAGAAATTTCAACAGAGCTTGAAAAGAGCGGAATTGAAGTGGACAAGAAGGATATCCACGTCGAAGAGCAAATTCGAGTGTTGGGACAGCACAAGGCAGTCGTGAAGCTTGGCGATGGCCTGGAAGCTGAGATTTCTATTAACGTCGAGCGCGAATAGGTTTAATTGAAAACCGATATATAGTATGAACGGTGTTTTATCGAGAAGTGTTTTTGGCTTCTGTTAGTATATCCTGAAGATAGTCAGCCAAAACTTCTCGGAGATCGTCGAGCGTTAATTGTTCAATCGGATCATGTTCTTTCTGTACTAGTTTTTTCAATTCAGAAAGTATGAGGTTGGTGGGAAGTCCAGTCGCTTCGGCTATAGCTTTTAGAAGCTCAGAACCTTTCACATGAACGCCCTCCCTCAAAAGATCATTAGAACAACCTGGTAGTCAATCGAGCAAGGAAGGAAAGGCAATCTTGAGGAGTTCTAGACGCTAATCCAGCAGCGGATCTAATAAGCTAATTCGTTATTCTGTTAAACACTTCCACCAGGGGCGTAGTTTCTAGGCTTTCCACTTTCTGCTGAATTTGGAGAACGGGGATTAAATGAGCCGCGAGAGCCTCCCTCTCTGCCCCGATTTGGTTCGTCGGGAATTGGGGGCATAGGTCCCCTTGCTCTCTCCTCGAAACTGCGAAACTCTCCAAACTCAGGTTTCCACAGGAGTTTTACGGTGTCGGTGGGGCCGTTACGCTGCTTTGCAATAATGACTTCTGCAACACCCCGAATGTCGGAATTGTCCTTTTCATAATAGTCCTCTCGATAAAGCATCATAATGACATCGGCATCCTGTTCAATGGATCCTGACTCGCGGAGATCCGAAAGCAGAGGTCGTCTATTTTGTCGTGCCTCGACCCCACGATTCAATTGAGCTAATGCAATGACTGGGATCTTCAGTTCCTTTGCGATAGCTTTGAGAGTTTTGGAAATTTCAGAAACTTCGCGCTCGCGATTGTCTACCTTTGACTTAAGACTCATGAGTTGGAGGTAATCAATGATAATCATGTCGATTCCCTGGCGGGCTTTAAGACGCCTGCATTTTGAGAGAATCTCAAAAGGACTTATTCCTGACGAATCATCGATAAACAAACTGGATTCACTTATTTGGGCTGCGGCATTGATCAGTTTTGGCCATCCATCGTCTGCGATATGAGCGACCCGCAGATCACTCATCGATATGCGGGCAACAGTAGAAAGAAGACGCATCATGACTGACTCAGAGCTCATCTCCACCGAAAAAAAAGCGACCTTCTTTTTGTTGTGAATCGCGGCGTAAGTGGCCAAATTCAAGCAAAAAGCAGTTTTTCCCATCGAGGGTCGAGCGGCGATAATACACAACTCTCCCGGTTGAAATCCGCTGGTTAAATCGTCTAACTCAGGCCAGCCAGAGGACACGCCTGTTACACTCAAATTTTTTCCGTAAAGGCCTTCTAATCTTTCTAAGCTGCCCTTCACAATTTCATTGGCCTGCACAAGACCCGTGTTATGCTTCTCTTGGGCAAGAGCAAAAACCTCGGATTCCAAATTATTGATAAAAGCGGGTAGATCCTCGAAGTCCTGATCAAAAGCTTTCTGAACAAACTGTTGGTTAAGCTGAATAACCTTTCTCAAAAGAGCCTTATCATGAACAATTTTGGCCCAATTCCCTATGTTGACAGACGTGGGAGTCTGTTCAATTAACTCAGCCAGGTAGGGAATTCCACCGACAGACTCCAGGTCTCCCCTGTCATTTAGCCAATTCCCAACGGTAACCAAATCCGTCGGCAAGTTTTTTCGGTTCATTTCTTTGAGGCAGGCATAGATCCGCCGGTGACTAGGTTTGTAGAAGTCCATTTCAGACACAATTTCAGAGACCTCATCCCAAACGGGTGGGTCTAGGAGCAAGCCTCCTAGGATGGCCTGTTCTGCCTCCATATTTTGTGGTGGAATTCTCTTATCAATCACTTAAGCAAATCCCCTTTTTCCAAAAGAGATCTAGTGTTCAAAAATAGAATGGAAAATAAAAACAAAATAACCTCGACCCTACCGAAGATTCGACTATTTTCTTTCTGTTTTAACATCAAGGCGCGGGCCAATTCAGGTTGCAATCTTTAACAGAACCCGCTGATACTCGTACATTAAGTTTCTGAATGTTTCATACTTCTAATTCTAATCTTATAAGTATCAATCTTTTTCTTGAGAGTGTTGCGGTTTATGCCAAGCATTTTTGCAGTACGGACTTGATTGCCAGAATTAGCACGTAGCGCTTCCTCCAGAAGAGGTTTTTCAACCTGT
This region of Bdellovibrionales bacterium genomic DNA includes:
- a CDS encoding FHA domain-containing protein, which gives rise to MELAFFVLKGPAKGRLFHIHPGATVGRLEGDVALSDQKVSSKHARVEKDNQGALTLIDLGSTNGIKIDGQKVGSIKLNPGLRIQLGSSLIEVQIYTPGALPKNSQEPLSSQNEKSGSERAEGEIEVISKVKAQPQASEEKKQLKWNEIAAEFLKSKKNKIKNRPKLLVPFSPPLILTFVRGLQFDTTWYLGYGPRTAGAESFDMPILETGAPGLCFEIWPTPQGPTFKTHHPNIVLLNNKPIANAHLKSGDMISIFDCQIKMGFDEKIQ
- the rpsF gene encoding 30S ribosomal protein S6, with the translated sequence MLKKYEGVVILHPDCTELEQKAILKKNAGTIASFRGKINHLDTWGKRRLANQIKKNTMGIYFHTTFEADGDVIAELERTMKINERVLRFMHLRLDDRENLTKYLERYRDALQETANREKEREVKIQQRKAAGTQRRERF
- a CDS encoding DUF2232 domain-containing protein, which gives rise to MIFRSSFLALWAVVMTTVTVVLGAPPLRVLRLVMGRFLFWILTVGLSLVMFGLGWKPIAIVFLLLTLLVGFYSELLESRWSPLSSAAVAVSLTSIIGSLCFVFWTLRMGKGWYLLLLGSVKSKFEGVALFRGDFNLGVEDVLLQAPSGVVVLLLLASALLLVTEPRIREWAGKAEESGLTYLKHFRLPDAFVWITIVSLLGSFLKSDFKWTQVLAINFLNVCVLLYFFQGLAVFTSLFDKMKLSAFWRVVWTILLILQLFIIVSVVGLIDYWMDFRNRFERRTKQINKTL
- a CDS encoding 50S ribosomal protein L9 — its product is MKVILQKDVKDLGKIGDLVSVKNGFARNFLFPRRLAIEATEKREKEWAHLSKIAEIKKKKAKTERQEIVNKLQGITVTFKRAAGETEKLFGSVTTLEISTELEKSGIEVDKKDIHVEEQIRVLGQHKAVVKLGDGLEAEISINVERE
- the dnaB gene encoding replicative DNA helicase, encoding MIDKRIPPQNMEAEQAILGGLLLDPPVWDEVSEIVSEMDFYKPSHRRIYACLKEMNRKNLPTDLVTVGNWLNDRGDLESVGGIPYLAELIEQTPTSVNIGNWAKIVHDKALLRKVIQLNQQFVQKAFDQDFEDLPAFINNLESEVFALAQEKHNTGLVQANEIVKGSLERLEGLYGKNLSVTGVSSGWPELDDLTSGFQPGELCIIAARPSMGKTAFCLNLATYAAIHNKKKVAFFSVEMSSESVMMRLLSTVARISMSDLRVAHIADDGWPKLINAAAQISESSLFIDDSSGISPFEILSKCRRLKARQGIDMIIIDYLQLMSLKSKVDNREREVSEISKTLKAIAKELKIPVIALAQLNRGVEARQNRRPLLSDLRESGSIEQDADVIMMLYREDYYEKDNSDIRGVAEVIIAKQRNGPTDTVKLLWKPEFGEFRSFEERARGPMPPIPDEPNRGREGGSRGSFNPRSPNSAESGKPRNYAPGGSV
- a CDS encoding site-specific DNA inversion stimulation factor, whose protein sequence is MAPNLNSSNHLFVANLQSVSLERLVKSKLEVFFAQQRDAQIELNDFYRIYLEQVEKPLLEEALRANSGNQVRTAKMLGINRNTLKKKIDTYKIRIRSMKHSET